A single Equus asinus isolate D_3611 breed Donkey chromosome 21, EquAss-T2T_v2, whole genome shotgun sequence DNA region contains:
- the C21H3orf49 gene encoding LOW QUALITY PROTEIN: putative uncharacterized protein C3orf49 homolog (The sequence of the model RefSeq protein was modified relative to this genomic sequence to represent the inferred CDS: inserted 1 base in 1 codon) — protein KSFISNFSISLIQIIFILFRWHRAVSINLVKQNILVPKEESSSDNDMEFHESQQNQKKNXMKKVKTVWGRMLSCKYRSKPASPSGAGSTSHRETLLSNTQSLLPRLVKELPSPKLFTKPRMRKLSQNATIQLYVVGAETEEITRGNTPLQARRTIKRLSVPSLPSGLQRFGAMKDMVPYSSKKRPHFAALRKRKHRMENILQKSDLTVGKLQMQVDDLIETVTDKSTKLLAQRHAELQQCEFLGDEILQSSKLFQRIAKKTMRKYKLKTVCFPCTCCCF, from the exons aaatcattcatttctaaCTTTTCAATTTCCCTAatacagattatttttattttgtttagatgGCATAGAGCTGTGTCTATCAACTTAGTAAAACAGAATATATTGGTCCCCAAAGAAGAATCATCCAGTGATAATGACATGGAATTTCATGAAAgccaacaaaatcagaaaaaaa tgatgaagaaAGTGAAGACTGTTTGGGGGAGGATGCTGTCATGCAAGTATAGAAGCAAGCCAGCAAGTCCCAGCGGAGCAGGCTCCACCAGCCACAGGGAAACCCTCCTTTCCAACACGCAGAGTCTTCTTCCTAGGCTTGTCAAGGAGCTCCCATCGCCCAAGTTATTTACCAAACCAAGAATGAGAAAGCTCTCACAGAATG CGACTATACAACTTTATGTTGTAGGAGCAGAGACAGAGGAAATAACCCGAGGAAATACACCTCTCCAGGCCAGGAGAACCATCAAGAGGTTATCTGTGCCATCCCTTCCTTCAGGACTGCAAAG ATTTGGGGCTATGAAGGACATG GTTCCGTATTCATCAAAAAAGAGACCACACTTTGCAGCCcttagaaaaaggaaacatagaaTGGAAAACATCCTCCAAAAATCAGATTTGACTGTAGGAAAGCTTCAAATGCAG GTGGATGACCTCATAGAAACGGTGACAGATAAATCCACGAAGTTATTGGCCCAAAGACATGCTGAGCTTCAACAGTGTGAGTTTCTAGGGGACGAAATTCTTCAGTCTTCTAAGCTGTTTCAGAGGATAGCCAAGAAAACCATGAGGAAGTATAAATTGAAAACTGTGTGTTTCCCATGTacctgctgctgcttctga